A region of Clostridium acetobutylicum ATCC 824 DNA encodes the following proteins:
- a CDS encoding cation:proton antiporter gives MDKILFDIALILIFTKIGSLISIHFKMPGVLGELIAGVILGPFILNLIQANADIKLLSDLGVVFLMFLAGIETNLDELKKAGKSSFLIALGGIIIPLIVGTLSAYMFFSNFYENLFVGVILTATSVSISVQTLTELGKLNTRSGINILGAAIIDDVLGLILITVVLAISGGTKSHGSSIFMTFIYIGIFCLVSLLAIAFLPKPIDKLTQKFKPQKGLAIFSIAAALICAFTAEKLGIAAITGAYICGLVLSPITHKEYIEKRVKIISTSFLSPIFFASVGISASVKGLNFEVLLITLIMFIIAVIGKILGCSASALTLKFKKSEALQIGVGMVSRGEVAIITANIGLQAKIISEEIFLPTLIVVILTTVITPILLKIVFSHKTQKLIDKETLT, from the coding sequence TTGGATAAAATTTTATTTGATATTGCTCTAATACTCATTTTTACTAAAATAGGTTCTCTAATTAGCATACATTTTAAGATGCCAGGAGTACTTGGAGAACTAATTGCTGGAGTAATCCTAGGTCCTTTCATTTTAAACTTAATTCAAGCAAATGCGGACATAAAGCTTCTATCTGATTTAGGTGTTGTATTCCTTATGTTCTTGGCTGGAATTGAAACAAATTTAGATGAACTAAAAAAAGCTGGAAAAAGCTCATTTCTTATTGCATTAGGAGGCATAATAATTCCTTTAATTGTAGGAACTTTATCTGCTTATATGTTCTTCTCAAATTTCTATGAAAACTTATTTGTAGGTGTTATATTAACTGCAACCAGTGTAAGTATTTCTGTTCAAACCCTTACAGAGCTAGGAAAACTAAACACACGCTCAGGCATTAATATACTGGGAGCAGCTATAATTGACGATGTTTTAGGCTTAATATTAATCACAGTCGTACTTGCAATCTCAGGTGGAACAAAATCTCATGGCTCATCCATTTTTATGACCTTTATATACATAGGAATATTCTGCTTAGTTTCACTTTTAGCTATAGCCTTCTTACCTAAACCTATAGATAAATTAACACAAAAATTCAAACCTCAAAAAGGACTTGCAATTTTCTCAATAGCAGCTGCCCTAATTTGTGCGTTTACTGCTGAAAAACTTGGAATAGCTGCAATAACTGGAGCTTATATTTGCGGACTTGTGCTGTCACCAATAACCCATAAAGAATACATTGAGAAGAGAGTCAAAATTATATCAACTTCCTTCTTATCACCAATATTCTTTGCATCAGTTGGTATATCTGCCAGCGTTAAGGGATTAAATTTTGAAGTTTTATTAATAACCTTAATTATGTTTATAATTGCTGTAATAGGAAAAATATTAGGCTGTAGTGCCTCTGCACTTACACTTAAATTCAAGAAAAGTGAGGCTCTTCAAATAGGAGTTGGAATGGTTTCAAGAGGTGAAGTTGCTATAATAACTGCTAATATAGGACTTCAAGCTAAAATAATATCAGAAGAAATATTTTTACCTACTTTGATTGTTGTTATTTTAACAACCGTAATAACTCCTATACTTCTTAAAATAGTATTTTCACATAAAACTCAAAAGCTTATAGATAAAGAAACTTTAACTTAA
- the feoB gene encoding ferrous iron transport protein B has protein sequence MVTAALIGNPNVGKTSLFNVLTGSNQYVGNWAGVTVEKKEGYLEKNIKIVDLPGIYAMDTYSNEEKVSKEFLKNGDVDIIINIVDAANLDRNLYLTMQLKEFKKPIVLLLNMIDVAEKKGFKIDFDKLSRELNIRIIPIVASKNKNIDEVKEILKNEDFSKFEDDNKYHFSSEKETYEFIEGILRKSVKQIYETVNSPTEILDKIFLNRFLAYPVFALIIFLIFKFTFSWVGAPLQDLATNLVDDSVIPYLHKILGFTSPWFSSFLIDGVFGGVISVVVFLPIILTLFFCISILEDSGYMARAAFLMDKLMRKMGLSGKAFIPLVMGFGCSVPAIMSARTLESEKDRKLTALLVPFMSCNARLPIYALMTAAFFPKNQGLAIGSLYLLGIIIAFIIGKCLKNTLFKKGEEPLVIELPEYKFPEPKNLFLHTWDKGKGFLKKAGTIIFSISVIIWALSHFGFGGMVDIKYSFLSYIGRVLVPFFRPLGFGTWQNSVALLSGLAAKEVVLSTMGVIYGANLTRVLPTLFSPLTAYVFLVFVLLYPPCISALGTMKKEYGIKMTLFSIVFQICTAWIVCFIIYNVGILLI, from the coding sequence ATGGTTACAGCTGCACTTATCGGCAATCCCAATGTGGGTAAAACGTCTTTATTTAATGTGCTTACAGGTTCAAATCAATATGTTGGGAATTGGGCAGGCGTAACAGTTGAAAAAAAAGAAGGTTATCTGGAGAAGAACATTAAGATCGTTGACTTACCAGGAATATATGCAATGGATACTTATTCAAATGAGGAAAAGGTGTCCAAGGAATTTTTAAAAAACGGAGATGTAGATATAATTATAAACATAGTTGATGCTGCAAATTTAGATAGAAATTTATATCTTACAATGCAGCTTAAGGAATTTAAAAAGCCAATCGTACTTCTTTTAAATATGATAGATGTTGCAGAGAAGAAGGGTTTCAAAATTGACTTTGATAAATTATCAAGAGAACTTAATATTAGAATTATACCTATAGTAGCTTCAAAAAATAAAAATATAGATGAAGTTAAAGAAATACTAAAAAATGAGGATTTTTCAAAATTTGAAGATGATAATAAATATCATTTTTCCTCTGAAAAGGAAACTTACGAATTTATTGAAGGTATTTTAAGAAAATCTGTAAAACAAATTTATGAAACAGTAAATTCACCTACAGAAATACTAGATAAAATATTTCTTAATAGATTTTTAGCATATCCAGTATTTGCACTTATAATATTTTTAATATTTAAATTTACTTTCTCATGGGTTGGAGCACCACTTCAGGATTTAGCAACCAACTTAGTGGATGACAGTGTGATACCATACTTACATAAAATACTGGGTTTTACAAGTCCTTGGTTTAGTTCCTTTTTAATAGATGGAGTTTTTGGAGGAGTTATCTCGGTTGTTGTATTTTTACCTATAATACTTACTTTGTTTTTCTGTATTTCTATACTAGAGGATAGTGGATATATGGCAAGAGCAGCGTTTTTAATGGACAAGTTGATGAGAAAAATGGGGCTTTCGGGAAAGGCATTTATACCACTGGTAATGGGATTTGGTTGTAGTGTTCCTGCAATAATGTCTGCTAGAACTCTTGAAAGTGAAAAAGATAGAAAATTAACAGCATTACTTGTTCCGTTTATGTCTTGTAATGCGAGACTTCCTATATACGCTCTTATGACAGCAGCATTTTTTCCTAAAAATCAAGGTTTGGCTATAGGATCCTTATATTTACTTGGAATTATAATTGCGTTTATTATAGGAAAGTGTCTTAAAAACACATTATTTAAAAAAGGTGAAGAGCCTCTTGTAATAGAGCTTCCAGAGTATAAGTTTCCAGAACCTAAAAATTTATTTTTACATACATGGGACAAGGGAAAGGGTTTCTTGAAAAAAGCAGGAACTATAATATTCTCTATATCTGTTATAATATGGGCATTATCTCACTTTGGTTTTGGTGGTATGGTTGATATAAAATACAGCTTTTTATCATATATTGGTCGTGTTTTAGTTCCATTTTTCAGACCACTTGGTTTTGGAACTTGGCAAAATTCTGTAGCACTTTTAAGTGGACTTGCAGCAAAAGAGGTTGTACTAAGTACAATGGGAGTAATTTACGGAGCAAACTTAACAAGAGTTTTGCCAACATTGTTTTCACCACTTACTGCATATGTATTTTTAGTTTTTGTACTTTTATATCCACCATGTATTTCGGCACTTGGAACAATGAAAAAAGAGTACGGAATAAAAATGACACTTTTTTCAATTGTTTTTCAAATATGTACGGCTTGGATAGTATGCTTTATAATCTATAATGTGGGTATTTTATTAATATAA
- a CDS encoding FeoA family protein: protein MSLYDLKPNEKGRIKDIKGDERLSKRLSALGFIEGTEVEVKMMAPLGDPILVNVRGFNIAIRKNDAKNIFLKEAK from the coding sequence ATGAGTTTATATGATTTAAAACCTAATGAAAAAGGTAGAATAAAGGATATTAAAGGTGATGAAAGATTATCAAAGAGGTTAAGTGCTTTAGGTTTTATAGAAGGTACTGAAGTAGAAGTTAAAATGATGGCTCCACTGGGGGACCCTATACTTGTGAACGTTAGAGGGTTTAATATAGCTATTAGAAAGAATGACGCTAAAAATATTTTTCTTAAGGAGGCTAAGTAA
- a CDS encoding DUF3189 family protein — MLVIYHDVGGAHSTAVAANIHINKLPIDRVPKKEELLKLKTFDKVDKGNMGHLIYIGEDEYKSKIYTIGRQYSANLVIPAIEDMYTILKKNNEELMIIDTKPTVNILMKIGGFTSRRLHLVSIGRPIVTYGSLKAYMEIAGIVRGVKNNLKEMISN, encoded by the coding sequence ATGTTAGTTATTTATCATGATGTTGGAGGGGCTCATTCTACAGCAGTGGCAGCTAATATACACATAAATAAACTGCCAATTGATAGAGTGCCGAAAAAAGAGGAACTGCTTAAACTCAAAACTTTTGACAAAGTAGATAAAGGAAATATGGGGCATCTTATTTACATAGGGGAAGATGAGTATAAATCAAAAATATATACTATTGGCAGGCAGTACTCGGCTAATCTTGTAATACCAGCCATTGAAGATATGTACACTATCTTGAAAAAAAATAATGAAGAGCTAATGATAATTGATACTAAACCAACTGTTAACATACTTATGAAAATAGGAGGATTTACATCAAGAAGACTACATTTAGTAAGCATAGGAAGGCCTATTGTGACATATGGAAGTCTTAAAGCTTATATGGAGATAGCAGGTATAGTTAGAGGTGTAAAGAATAATTTAAAAGAAATGATAAGTAATTAG
- a CDS encoding chloride channel protein, whose product MNYLKRFITEEGILILSALKWIILSIIIGCLVGSFTTLFVKLVNTSTSFAFKFKYYYLLLPIGLFFSNLIINLLPAAKGHGTEKAIKSVNEDKGNMDIKVVPVKLITTLITIIFGGSVGLEGPATQIGGAISSFLGSQIKMDVADKRRLVVCGISAGFVSVFNAPIGAAIFACEVLYIGKLSYITLLPSLISSFVSYYTGLYLGGKPLRFPVSYVPKNQLKAFIGVIVFSFIVGILSILFIKLVKTTEFLFRKLKIYPPLKGVIGGIIIIILVTLTNSREALGIGDDVFTNAIMGTQTSPHLFLVKSLTTSLTLGSGGSGGILTPMLFIGSTLGSAFAQLINSNLIFYSAIGMVAFLAACSNVPISSIVISIELFGSTIGLYASIAIGISYIIVGHTSIYPTQFIMTSKTPSLSVETNKEVNALNDINVSNKKHSLLKLINKIR is encoded by the coding sequence TTGAATTATTTAAAAAGATTTATAACTGAGGAAGGTATCTTAATACTCAGTGCTTTGAAATGGATAATTTTATCTATAATAATAGGGTGTTTAGTAGGATCTTTTACAACCCTATTTGTTAAGCTAGTTAATACTAGTACAAGCTTTGCTTTTAAGTTTAAATACTATTATCTACTTCTTCCTATAGGACTTTTTTTTAGCAACCTTATAATAAATTTATTACCAGCTGCAAAAGGTCATGGTACAGAAAAAGCTATAAAAAGCGTCAATGAGGATAAGGGTAACATGGACATAAAAGTAGTACCTGTAAAACTTATAACTACCTTAATAACAATTATCTTTGGTGGCTCTGTTGGCCTTGAAGGTCCAGCAACTCAAATTGGGGGTGCTATATCTTCATTTTTAGGCTCACAGATTAAAATGGACGTTGCTGATAAAAGACGTCTTGTAGTATGTGGAATAAGCGCAGGTTTTGTATCTGTATTTAATGCTCCCATTGGTGCAGCAATCTTTGCATGCGAAGTTCTATACATAGGCAAGTTATCTTACATAACTCTTCTTCCATCCCTTATATCATCCTTTGTCAGTTATTATACTGGCTTATATCTTGGAGGTAAGCCTTTAAGGTTTCCTGTTTCCTATGTTCCCAAAAATCAATTAAAAGCCTTTATTGGCGTTATAGTTTTTAGTTTTATAGTGGGTATTTTATCTATATTATTTATAAAACTAGTTAAGACTACGGAATTTTTATTTAGAAAACTAAAAATCTACCCACCACTAAAAGGTGTAATTGGCGGAATCATAATTATTATTTTAGTTACCTTAACAAATTCAAGAGAAGCTCTTGGAATTGGAGATGATGTCTTTACAAATGCTATTATGGGTACCCAAACTTCTCCTCATCTGTTTTTAGTAAAGTCCTTAACAACTTCCTTAACCTTAGGCTCTGGTGGAAGCGGTGGAATTCTAACTCCTATGCTTTTTATTGGCTCGACTTTAGGAAGTGCTTTTGCACAGCTTATTAATTCTAATTTAATATTCTATTCCGCAATAGGCATGGTAGCCTTCTTAGCTGCCTGCTCAAATGTTCCAATCTCATCAATTGTAATATCAATAGAGCTGTTTGGAAGTACTATTGGTTTATATGCATCTATTGCAATTGGTATAAGCTATATAATAGTTGGACACACAAGTATCTATCCAACCCAATTTATTATGACCTCTAAAACACCATCTTTAAGCGTAGAAACCAATAAAGAAGTAAATGCTTTAAATGATATTAATGTATCTAATAAAAAACACAGCTTATTAAAACTAATAAATAAAATAAGATGA
- a CDS encoding DUF2087 domain-containing protein — protein sequence MDISEMFWTSSVDDIKRGYVYDKKKELYICLICGKTYENGVIYKRAENLYDANKYMQIHIKNNHKSVFDYLINMSKAYTGITDMQKQFLMLYESGLSDKEIAEKMMTSNSTVRNYRFKLKEKEKQAKVFMAIMDIMEENRNKGDEDKLVGIHKSVTMSDDRFSITEEEERNIIKNCFDKNNHLKDFPAKEKKKIIVLKHILKNFKNEEQYTEKQVNLIIKRIYDDYATVRRALIEYGFMDRRDDCSAYWVKN from the coding sequence ATGGATATTTCAGAGATGTTTTGGACTTCAAGTGTTGACGATATAAAAAGAGGATATGTATATGATAAAAAGAAGGAGCTATATATATGTCTTATATGTGGTAAGACCTACGAAAATGGGGTAATATATAAGCGGGCTGAGAATTTATATGATGCAAATAAATATATGCAAATTCATATAAAGAACAATCACAAGTCTGTTTTTGATTATCTTATAAATATGAGTAAGGCATATACAGGAATAACAGATATGCAGAAGCAGTTTTTAATGCTTTATGAAAGTGGCCTTTCGGATAAAGAAATAGCTGAAAAGATGATGACAAGTAATTCAACTGTTAGAAATTATAGATTTAAGCTTAAGGAGAAAGAAAAGCAAGCTAAGGTATTTATGGCTATTATGGATATAATGGAGGAAAACAGAAATAAAGGTGATGAGGATAAGCTTGTTGGAATTCATAAGAGTGTAACAATGAGCGATGATAGATTTTCAATAACAGAGGAAGAGGAAAGGAATATAATAAAGAATTGTTTCGATAAAAATAATCATCTTAAAGATTTTCCAGCAAAGGAAAAGAAAAAGATAATTGTGCTTAAACACATATTGAAGAATTTTAAAAATGAAGAACAGTATACAGAAAAGCAAGTTAATTTAATAATTAAAAGAATATATGATGATTATGCAACTGTAAGAAGAGCTTTAATAGAATATGGCTTTATGGATAGAAGAGATGATTGTAGTGCATATTGGGTTAAAAATTAG
- a CDS encoding methyl-accepting chemotaxis protein — protein MGKKGFKNLKVSSGIIILFVLAVFSSVLIGAVGYLKLKNVNENMHAMQNIQLQGVSRVGEAYGSVGVIRNNLTKLTDRKFDTKYIKDIDATEVIINKNIREEISALKDDSEGSKKAENLMNTFSDYMSFYDKLKTMRVAGENPNQEFIDANTKSGNNLQNAIKELSQYHKDQAQIITEKSNADFRDASIMLFLITAFIVVVGSVLSMIILISIKASINEFTTVINEVSHGDFSVQINTEGTNEFAILNKALHKTIESISTIMRGVKDNAKDVSNQSVSLSAVSEEMSATSQEVSSTIGEVADGSVSQAGELVNMTAGINKFGEEIDRIVKNIKDVNTTAKQVSSMANVSNGQLQDLVSSVENMNGSFESVVEKINKLVLSVNQINDITSLINSIADQTNLLALNAAIEASRAGEAGKGFAVVADEIRTLAEQSKDSSSKIVTLVEDINKETKSVLATTSDVNGTLSSQVTVIDTSISSFKEIIDEIEKIIPEINDVSESMESVTKQKSSIIEKAEGASAIAEENSASSEEISASIEQMSASSVEVANAAEKLSESANVMVGLVEQFKLK, from the coding sequence ATGGGGAAAAAGGGTTTTAAAAATTTGAAAGTTAGCAGTGGAATCATAATACTTTTTGTTTTAGCTGTATTTTCATCTGTTCTTATAGGGGCAGTTGGTTATCTTAAGTTAAAGAACGTAAATGAAAATATGCATGCAATGCAAAATATTCAATTACAGGGCGTTTCTAGAGTTGGTGAGGCATATGGATCCGTTGGAGTTATTCGTAACAATTTGACAAAGCTTACAGATAGAAAATTTGATACTAAATATATAAAGGATATAGATGCTACAGAAGTAATAATTAACAAAAATATAAGAGAAGAAATATCTGCACTTAAGGATGATTCAGAGGGAAGCAAAAAAGCTGAAAACTTAATGAATACGTTTTCTGATTATATGAGCTTTTATGACAAGCTTAAAACCATGAGAGTAGCAGGTGAAAATCCTAATCAAGAATTTATTGACGCCAATACTAAATCAGGAAATAATCTTCAAAATGCCATAAAGGAATTGTCTCAATATCATAAAGATCAGGCACAAATAATAACTGAAAAGTCCAATGCAGATTTTAGAGATGCTTCTATTATGCTTTTTCTGATAACTGCTTTTATTGTAGTAGTAGGTTCAGTGTTATCAATGATAATATTAATTTCAATAAAGGCTTCTATTAATGAGTTTACAACTGTAATAAATGAAGTGTCTCATGGCGACTTTTCTGTTCAAATAAATACAGAAGGAACTAATGAATTTGCTATTTTAAATAAAGCGTTGCATAAAACAATTGAATCAATTTCAACAATAATGCGAGGAGTAAAGGACAATGCTAAGGATGTAAGTAATCAATCGGTTTCTCTGTCGGCGGTATCGGAGGAAATGTCAGCAACTTCTCAAGAAGTAAGTAGCACAATTGGTGAAGTTGCTGACGGTTCTGTAAGTCAAGCTGGTGAACTTGTTAATATGACAGCTGGTATAAACAAGTTTGGAGAAGAAATTGATAGAATTGTAAAAAATATAAAAGATGTTAATACGACAGCAAAACAAGTAAGCTCAATGGCTAATGTTAGTAATGGTCAATTGCAGGATTTAGTTTCTTCTGTTGAAAATATGAATGGTTCCTTTGAATCAGTTGTAGAAAAAATAAATAAACTTGTATTAAGCGTAAATCAAATAAATGATATAACTTCACTGATTAATAGTATTGCTGATCAAACCAATTTACTTGCGCTTAATGCGGCTATTGAAGCTTCTAGAGCAGGTGAAGCTGGTAAAGGGTTTGCGGTTGTTGCTGATGAAATAAGAACTCTAGCAGAACAAAGCAAAGATTCTTCATCTAAAATAGTTACCTTAGTCGAAGATATAAATAAGGAAACTAAAAGTGTATTGGCTACTACGTCGGATGTTAATGGAACTTTAAGCTCCCAGGTTACTGTAATTGATACTTCAATATCTTCATTTAAAGAAATTATTGATGAAATTGAAAAAATAATACCAGAAATAAATGACGTAAGTGAATCTATGGAGAGTGTTACAAAACAAAAGAGTTCTATTATTGAAAAAGCGGAGGGAGCTTCAGCCATTGCAGAAGAAAATTCTGCATCTTCTGAGGAAATAAGCGCATCAATAGAACAAATGTCGGCTTCTTCAGTTGAGGTGGCAAACGCCGCTGAAAAATTATCTGAAAGTGCTAATGTTATGGTTGGATTAGTAGAGCAATTTAAATTGAAATAA
- a CDS encoding response regulator transcription factor codes for MAKILLVEDDEALSMGIKYTLLSEKFEVIATSSIEEAKEVFNNEKISLVLMDLMLPDGSGYDLCRELRKNSDIPIIFLTACDEEVNVVMGFDLGADDYITKPFKIKELISRIKAVLRRCSSREEVSELKSRDVLIDKRTLKAYKNDKEIVLTHMELKLLILFIENSGQTLKRNLILQRLWDISEEFVDDNTLSVYIKRLREKLKEDSKNPYIVTVRGIGYRWNGGGI; via the coding sequence ATGGCCAAGATACTTCTTGTTGAAGATGATGAAGCACTTTCCATGGGAATAAAATATACTCTTTTGAGTGAAAAGTTTGAAGTTATAGCAACAAGTAGCATAGAAGAAGCAAAAGAAGTATTTAACAATGAAAAAATTTCACTTGTATTAATGGATTTAATGCTTCCAGATGGTAGTGGATACGATTTGTGTAGAGAACTAAGAAAAAATTCAGATATTCCAATAATATTTTTGACAGCCTGCGACGAAGAAGTAAATGTAGTTATGGGATTTGATTTAGGAGCAGATGATTACATAACAAAACCATTTAAGATAAAAGAGCTTATATCAAGAATTAAAGCTGTTTTAAGAAGGTGTTCAAGTAGAGAGGAAGTTTCAGAATTAAAATCTAGAGATGTTCTTATTGATAAAAGAACGCTTAAAGCATATAAAAATGATAAAGAAATAGTGCTTACACACATGGAATTAAAACTCTTAATTTTGTTCATCGAAAACTCAGGACAAACCCTTAAGAGAAATTTGATACTTCAAAGACTGTGGGATATTTCAGAAGAATTTGTGGATGATAATACACTTTCAGTTTACATAAAACGTTTGAGGGAAAAGCTTAAAGAAGATTCGAAAAATCCTTACATAGTAACAGTAAGGGGAATAGGATATAGATGGAATGGAGGAGGAATTTAA
- a CDS encoding HAMP domain-containing sensor histidine kinase, with amino-acid sequence MKDILKNPEIMKVLQLNFIVAVIFSLVLYIFLDRMAINANNGLIKTNGAAMETLIEAHPDMKDEVVRAFTKKPTKEMLEKGIELSNQYGFDQSEYNLNISLKTFHNQLIILTFSIFILYFLFNVLLISSQFGSVFMKINEVHEGAQKIINGNYSLRLNDYREGELGKLSASFNRMSSIIENTLNNLKEEKIFLKNMMQDISHQLKTPLSSLKIFNELLLNQNIKDEDTMDEFLHESKKQLDKMEWLIINLLKMARLDAGAIDFKNEKRSIEETVCESISLLKPMYTLKNQKVSVESTDKAYFKHDKKWLLEAFSNIIKNCIEHTGDNGEIKIHVYRSPIMVKVTIEDNGSGISKDDLPHIFERFYKGKGVYNKSSTGIGLSMAKSIIENQGGFITVKSAVSAGTIFNIVFLYEQQK; translated from the coding sequence GTGAAGGATATTCTTAAAAATCCAGAGATTATGAAGGTACTGCAGCTTAATTTTATAGTTGCAGTAATATTTTCGCTTGTACTTTATATTTTTTTAGATAGAATGGCTATTAATGCAAATAATGGACTTATAAAAACTAATGGAGCGGCGATGGAAACTTTAATAGAAGCACATCCAGATATGAAGGATGAAGTAGTAAGAGCATTTACTAAAAAACCAACTAAGGAAATGTTAGAAAAGGGTATTGAATTATCAAACCAATATGGATTTGATCAAAGTGAATATAATCTAAACATATCTTTAAAAACCTTTCATAATCAACTTATAATTCTAACGTTTTCTATTTTTATCCTGTATTTTTTATTTAATGTACTTTTAATTAGCAGTCAATTTGGAAGTGTATTTATGAAAATAAATGAAGTACATGAAGGTGCACAAAAAATAATAAATGGTAACTATTCTTTAAGACTTAATGATTATAGAGAGGGAGAGCTTGGGAAGCTGAGTGCTTCATTTAATAGAATGAGCTCAATAATAGAAAATACCCTAAACAATTTAAAGGAAGAAAAGATTTTTCTCAAGAATATGATGCAAGATATATCACATCAATTAAAAACACCTCTTTCATCACTTAAAATTTTTAATGAGCTGCTTTTAAATCAAAATATTAAAGATGAGGATACTATGGATGAGTTTTTACACGAAAGTAAAAAACAGCTTGATAAAATGGAATGGTTAATAATAAACCTTTTAAAAATGGCAAGATTAGATGCTGGAGCTATAGATTTTAAAAATGAAAAAAGATCAATAGAAGAAACTGTATGTGAGAGTATAAGTCTTTTAAAGCCAATGTATACATTGAAAAATCAGAAGGTTAGTGTTGAAAGTACAGATAAGGCATACTTCAAGCATGATAAAAAATGGCTTCTCGAAGCTTTTAGTAACATAATAAAGAATTGTATTGAGCATACAGGAGATAATGGTGAGATAAAGATTCATGTGTATAGGTCTCCTATTATGGTTAAGGTAACAATTGAAGATAATGGGTCAGGAATATCTAAGGATGATTTGCCTCATATATTTGAAAGATTTTATAAAGGTAAGGGAGTTTATAATAAAAGTAGTACAGGAATAGGTTTATCTATGGCAAAGAGTATAATAGAAAATCAGGGTGGATTTATCACTGTTAAAAGTGCCGTTAGTGCAGGTACTATTTTTAATATAGTTTTTCTATATGAACAACAAAAATAA
- a CDS encoding NUDIX hydrolase, which produces MEEEFLDIFDEEERLIGRKSRKEVHEKGYWHSTFHCWVVKREGKKTFLIFQKRHPLKDTAPNMFDVSSAGHIKSGESIEDGVRELKEELGIDAKPNELINIGIIKEEFHIGKNIDREFCHIYIYSNKAEIESYTLQRDEVVGLVKIEIDELARFLDNKIDGVFAEGFIVNQEGRRYKLSKILNKDDFVPHKYGYYKIVLRALMDDY; this is translated from the coding sequence ATGGAAGAAGAATTTTTAGATATATTTGATGAAGAAGAAAGGTTAATTGGAAGAAAGAGCAGAAAAGAAGTACATGAAAAAGGATATTGGCATAGTACATTTCACTGCTGGGTTGTAAAAAGGGAGGGAAAAAAAACCTTCCTTATTTTTCAGAAAAGGCATCCATTAAAAGATACAGCACCAAATATGTTTGATGTAAGTTCAGCTGGGCATATAAAAAGTGGAGAAAGTATTGAAGATGGGGTAAGAGAATTAAAAGAGGAGCTTGGAATAGATGCAAAACCAAATGAACTAATAAATATAGGAATAATAAAAGAAGAATTTCACATTGGTAAGAATATAGATAGGGAATTCTGTCATATATATATTTATAGCAATAAAGCTGAAATTGAAAGTTATACTCTGCAGAGGGATGAGGTTGTAGGGCTTGTCAAAATAGAAATAGATGAATTAGCAAGGTTCTTAGATAATAAAATAGATGGTGTTTTTGCAGAAGGCTTTATTGTAAATCAGGAAGGAAGAAGATATAAACTAAGTAAAATTCTAAATAAGGATGATTTTGTTCCGCATAAGTATGGATATTACAAAATAGTGTTACGGGCTCTAATGGATGATTATTGA
- a CDS encoding ABC transporter ATP-binding protein: MDIAVVEGLCKVYGKNAARVDALININLKIKKGQFTAVVGPSGSGKSTLLHMIGGLDKPTLGKVIVDGSDIYSLNEKKLSVFRRRKIGVVFQYYNLIPVLTVEENIKLPLLLDNVEPDQKYIDELIEILNLKDKRNHFPEELSGGQQQRTAIGRALSYKPSIILADEPTGNLDTKNSRAVAELLRFSVEKFNQTLIMVTHDMNIASSADRIIKMEDGKVASDEVIRG, translated from the coding sequence ATGGATATAGCAGTTGTTGAAGGACTTTGTAAAGTTTATGGGAAGAATGCTGCGAGAGTTGATGCATTAATAAATATAAATTTAAAAATAAAAAAGGGTCAATTTACTGCAGTTGTGGGTCCAAGTGGGTCAGGTAAAAGTACGCTTTTGCATATGATTGGTGGATTAGACAAACCTACTTTAGGCAAGGTAATTGTAGATGGGAGCGATATATATTCACTTAATGAAAAGAAGCTTTCTGTATTTAGAAGAAGAAAGATAGGTGTGGTATTTCAATATTATAATCTAATACCTGTTTTAACTGTAGAGGAAAATATAAAGTTGCCACTTTTATTAGATAATGTAGAACCTGATCAGAAGTATATTGATGAACTTATTGAAATATTGAATTTAAAGGATAAAAGGAATCATTTTCCTGAGGAGCTTTCTGGAGGGCAACAGCAGAGAACCGCCATAGGACGAGCACTGTCTTACAAGCCTTCAATAATACTTGCGGACGAGCCTACAGGAAATCTTGATACTAAAAATAGTAGAGCAGTAGCAGAGTTACTTAGATTTTCTGTGGAAAAATTCAATCAAACCCTGATAATGGTAACTCATGATATGAATATAGCTTCTTCAGCAGACAGGATTATAAAGATGGAAGATGGCAAGGTGGCTAGTGATGAGGTGATACGTGGATGA